A stretch of Homo sapiens chromosome 12, GRCh38.p14 Primary Assembly DNA encodes these proteins:
- the METTL25 gene encoding putative methyltransferase-like protein 25 isoform X8: MTDFPKIFCETSQKLVSVEAFALAAKYYSVQNLGICTPFEQLLVALRGNQNQRIGENQKAVEFMNMKKSHEVQAMSELISSIADYYGIKQVIDLGSGKGYLSSFLSLKYGLKVYGIDSSNTNTHGAEERNRKLKKHWKLCHAQSRLDVNGLALKMAKERKVQNKVKNKADTEEVFNNSPTNQEKMPTSAILPDFSGSVISNIRNQMETLHSQPHQEENLCFENSFSLINLLPINAVEPTSSQQIPNRETSEANKERRKMTSKSSESNIYSPLTSFITADSELHDIIKDLEDCLMVGLHTCGDLAPNTLRIFTSNSEIKGVCSVGCCYHLLSEEFENQHKVLPSPGLPHFLISKTRWKRGTSSEKVSRG; encoded by the exons ATGACTgattttcccaaaatattttgtgaaacttCTCAGAAGTTGGTGAGTGTGGAAGCCTTTGCTCTGGCTGCGAAATACTATTCTGTACAAAACTTGGGAATATGTACTCCTTTTGAACAGTTGCTTGTAGCCCTTCGAGGAAATCAAAACCAGAGAATTG gtGAAAATCAGAAGGCAGTTGAGTTTatgaatatgaagaaatctcATGAAGTTCAGGCAATGTCAGAGCTGATCAGCAGTATTGCTGACTACTATGGAATAAAGCAG GTGATTGACTTGGGTTCCGGTAAAGGCTACCTAAGCTCTTTTTTGTCCTTGAAGTATGGCTTAAAAGTTTATGGAATTGATTCTTCAAATACCAATACTCATGGAGCtgaggagagaaacagaaaattgaaGAAACATTGGAAACTCTGTCATGCTCAGTCAAGATTAGATGTCAATGGACTAGcattaaaaatggcaaaagaaaggaaagtgcaaaataaagttaaaaataaagctgaTACTGAGGAAGTGTTTAACAACAGTCCTACAAATCAAGAAAAGATGCCTACCTCAGCTATTTTGCCTGATTTTTCTGGCTCTGTAATTTCTAATATCAGAAACCAAATGGAAACCCTTCATTCTCAGCCACATCAAGAAGaaaatttgtgttttgaaaattcCTTTTCTCTTATAAACCTTTTGCCTATTAATGCTGTAGAGCCTACTTCTTCACAGCAAATACCCAACAGAGAAACATCTGAAGCcaataaagagagaagaaaaatgacatCAAAGTCAAGTGaatcaaatatatattcaccTTTAACCTCTTTTATCACTGCTGATTCAGAACTCCATGACATTATTAAAGATTTGGAG GATTGTTTGATGGTGGGTCTCCACACTTGTGGTGATCTGGCTCCAAATACTTTGCGAATATTTACCTCCAACTCTGAAATCAAGGGAGTTTGCAGTGTGGGTTGTTGCTACCACCTCTTATCTGAAGAATTTGAAAACCAGCATAAAG TTTTGCCTAGCCCTGGACTGCCACATTTTCTCATCTCAAAAACCAGATGGAAAAG AGGTACTTCATCTGAAAAGGTGTCTAGAGGTTGA